A single genomic interval of Dysidea avara chromosome 6, odDysAvar1.4, whole genome shotgun sequence harbors:
- the LOC136258868 gene encoding uncharacterized protein: MKNSTLVVILVVFLLFVIVNGSDLPECEAETSCPRPSCDKVPLTMSTTTSNVLCIDKGSPSSFPLYLIEDCNGTYTNFIGNTSGICVVTDKQSSTVDLYLTVSKLSIGVKELNCFIRIDGVARFITLTTIVFQVDVEFDVVTEINGEASEVLPDSDVTVTDGDNVTITARAVGGEPGIDISSVPCDDMGNNSVHVPCQRGFLCSSLLSGRDVPGRYAQYSFSPVTVNEAGLNISFTLGSIVRNVTLNVTERPPSPPVTSPTPTSTTTKTPEDDSNTLSTGGIIAIVLAVVIIVGIVAIVAIVVLVWKCTSRDQTSSTSIDYHSTEKGVNNAYQQLPGPNPHAKAMIYLCPNCMDDDKIVSELKNTDIEIVDLPDESLTFMDIRNELYSSLDDGVALIVCDCPRATESDLRRVVQRITNLPSEAVETKTWTVFVIRHTDQDTNKLLDSNKVVDIVYYTSTNDAVQKIRSRVEDGYRKSITEDEVKKRWLSEQLKEIKTEIHSVRDQATQNHEETMEGIQVVQTGQDVLIKEALTKPDQ, encoded by the exons ATGAAGAACAGCACTTTAGTAGTTATCCTAGTAGTCTTTTTGTTGTTCGTGATTGTTAACGGATCTGATCTACCAGAATGTGAAGCCGAAACCAGTTGTCCTAGGCCTAGTTGTGATAAAG TTCCCTTAACGATGTCCACGACCACGTCAAACGTTCTGTGTATCGATAAGGGCTCGCCATCATCTTTTCCGCTCTATCTGATAGAAGACTGTAATGGTACCTACACCAACTTTATCGGCAACACTAGTGGAATCTGTGTGGTTACCGATAAGCAGAGTTCTACTGTAGACCTGTACCTGACTGTCAGCAAGCTCAGCATAGGAGTAAAGGAGCTGAACTGTTTCATCCGGATCGATGGTGTTGCCCGATTTATAACATTGACGACTATAGTGT TTCAAGTTGACGTTGAATTTGACGTCGTGACTGAAATCAATGGCGAGGCGAGCGAAGTACTACCGGACAGCGACGTTACTGTAACAGATGGCGATAACGTTACGATCACAGCTCGAGCAGTAGGTGGAGAGCCTGGTATTGACATCAGCTCTGTTCCGTGTGATGATATGGGCAATAACAGTGTACATGTGCCTTGCCAGCGAGGATTTCTGTGCAGCAGTCTGCTGTCTGGGCGAGATGTACCTGGGAGATATGCCCAGTACTCCTTCTCGCCAGTCACAGTGAATGAAGCTGGACTAAATATAAGCTTCACACTGGGCAGTATTGTTAGAAATGTCACTTTAAATG TGACAGAGAGGCCCCCTAGTCCTCCTGTAACTTCACCCACACCCACAAGCACTACTACAAAAA CTCCAGAGGATGATAGTAACACACTCTCCACTGGTGGAATAATAGCCATAGTGTTAGCAGTAGTTATAATAGTAGGCATTGTTGCTATTGTAGCAATAGTGGTACTTGTGTGGAAGTGCACAAGTAGAGACCAGACTTCATCCACCTCAATAGATTATCATAGTACTGAGAAAGGAGTTAATAATGCTTATCAGCAACTCCCTGGTCCTAACCCACATGCAAAAG CTATGATATACCTGTGTCCCAATTGTATGGATGATGATAAGATTGTGAGTGAGCTAAAGAACACTGACATAGAAATAGTTGACTTGCCAGATGAATCATTGACTTTCATGGATATCAGAAATGAGTTATACTCCTCGCTAGATGATGGCGTGGCTTTAATCGTTTGTGACTGTCCAAGAGCCACCGAGTCTGACCTTCGAAGAGTTGTACAAAGAATAACCAATTTGCCGTCAGAAGCTGTGGAGACTAAAACGTGGACCGTATTTGTCATAAGACATACTGACCAAGACACAAACAAACTATTAGATAGTAATAAAGTAGTAGACATAGTGTATTACACTAGCACTAATGATGCTGTCCAGAAAATAAGATCTCGAGTTGAAGATGGCTACAGGAAATCCATTACTGAGGATGAAGTGAAGAAAAGGTGGTTAAGCGAACAACTTAAGGAGATTAAAACAGAAATACATAGTGTTAGAGATCAGGCTACACAAAATCATGAAGAAACAATGGAAGGAATACAGGTAGTACAGACCGGCCAAGATGTTTTAA ttaaagagGCACTAACCAAACCAGATCAATGA
- the LOC136258866 gene encoding uncharacterized protein isoform X1 encodes MMSRGNRTARLPRAIPFTVLLTMVSLSCSQQIDGEYRSCSPEESSCGSTRCSEVPLQDSTVTENILCVDKDRTYPLRYNVQGCVGGRYTLELPMQNNSGICLSDMGLFMTVADLQPGKEQFNCYQDSRFTSMTIIVFDGRNPYRDVIIEVNGEERENASDLVEGDKVKIVAQAVGSVGNIVDSAICSSGTHVTCSSSFLCNGSQSANRYFQYLFFPLTLAHDGIVVPFRTNDGNTLGNVTLHVRGTITPSATIIESLSSMPPPESAIVTLSMSSPPSSPTPSSSMTLPDATPIASPAGDSVSDGEIVLIVLVVVIPVILFIVLIIIFYFYWLRKQHNNCVRRKSEEDGNPSMPTMELLKMMVHTCATDSCPIKSLKGNLLSEFGDIVTEEDLPNNPSTDAIIERLDNGAIWTTCGCEANRLQKVLSRSSYKKWKKIVYLTNTRNNNDQTHEMVLRILCDNLSDDVVLRTVRDHLLDIQEKKSSRSSSVNSSKRQIDGLLEDQEQIKAKIVANQTQVLECHTQILENLNNLEVKQTQIVESQRRTEENQVQILEKQDLQITQGHAELNNLQCLESKLQDLQQQSHQSA; translated from the exons atgatgtctAGGGGAAACAGAACAGCCCGCTTACCTCGAGCTATACCGTTTACTGTTCTCTTGACGATGGTGTCATTAAGCTGTAGTCAACAGATCGATGGAGAATATCGTAGCTGTAGTCCAGAAGAGTCTTCATGTGGATCGACTCGTTGTAGCGAAG TTCCCTTACAGGATTCTACCGTGACTGAAAACATCCTGTGTGTCGACAAAGACAGGACGTATCCACTTCGCTACAACGTACAAGGGTGTGTTGGGGGAAGATACACCCTCGAGCTTCCCATGCAAAACAATTCCGGAATATGCCTTTCCGACATGGGCTTATTTATGACCGTTGCGGATTTGCAGCCTGGCAAGGAACAGTTCAACTGTTATCAAGATTCTCGGTTCACTTCCATGACAATTATTGTCT TTGATGGAAGAAATCCGTACCGGGACGTCATAATTGAGGTGAATGGTGAGGAGAGAGAAAATGCCAGTGACTTAGTAGAAGGAGATAAAGTGAAGATTGTTGCTCAAGCTGTTGGCAGTGTTGGCAATATTGTTGATTCAGCAATTTGTAGTAGTGGTACCCACGTCACATGTTCCAGTTCATTTCTGTGTAATGGATCCCAGAGTGCCAACCGCTACTTTCAGTACTTATTCTTTCCGTTGACACTTGCTCATGATGGCATTGTTGTTCCCTTCAGGACCAATGATGGGAATACACTAGGAAATGTCACACTCCATG TAAGAGGGACTATTACTCCGTCGGCCACTATTATAGAGTCACTCTCATCCATGCCACCTCCTGAATCAGCAATAGTTACACTGTCCATGTCATCACCTCCTTCATCGCCAACACCATCATCAAGTATGACATTGCCTGATGCTACCCCTATCGCCAGCCCAGCAG GTGACAGTGTGTCGGATGGTGAAATAGTACTTATAGTGCTGGTAGTTGTTATACCAGTGATCCTTTTCATAGTTTTGATAATTATTTTCTATTTCTATTGGTTGAGAAAACAACATAACAACTGCGTACGCAGGAAAAGTGAAGAGGATGGAAACCCATCAA TGCCAACTATGGAACTACTTAAAA TGATGGTCCATACATGTGCTACAGACTCATGTCCCATCAAGTCTCTGAAGGGGAACCTTCTGAGTGAATTTGGTGATATTGTAACTGAAGAAGACTTACCGAATAATCCATCAACAGATGCAATCATAGAGCGGCTTGATAATGGTGCGATTTGGACTACATGTGGATGTGAGGCAAATAGACTGCAGAAAGTGCTTAGTAGATCATCATACAAGAAGTGGAAGAAAattgtttatttaacaaacactCGCAATAACAATGATCAAACTCATGAAATGGTTCTTAGGATATTGTGTGATAATTTGTCTGATGATGTTGTTTTGAGAACAGTACGAGATCACTTATTAGATATCCAGGAGAAGAAGTCCAGCAGATCATCTTCAGTAAACTCTAGCAAACGACAGATTGATGGACTGTTAGAAGATCAAGAGCAGATAAAAGCAAAGATTGTAGCAAATCAAACGCAGGTGTTGGAATGTCATACTCAAATATTGGAAAATCTAAATAACCTTGAAGTAAAGCAAACTCAGATAGTAGAAAGTCAAAGGAGAACTGAAGAAAATCAAGTTCAGATATTAGAGAAACAAGACCTCCAGATAACACAAGGTCATGCAGAAT TAAATAATCTCCAGTGTCTAGAATCAAAACTGCAGGACTTACAACAACAATCACATCAGAGTGCATAA
- the LOC136258866 gene encoding uncharacterized protein isoform X2 — protein sequence MENIVAVVQKSLHVDRLVVAKDSTVTENILCVDKDRTYPLRYNVQGCVGGRYTLELPMQNNSGICLSDMGLFMTVADLQPGKEQFNCYQDSRFTSMTIIVFDGRNPYRDVIIEVNGEERENASDLVEGDKVKIVAQAVGSVGNIVDSAICSSGTHVTCSSSFLCNGSQSANRYFQYLFFPLTLAHDGIVVPFRTNDGNTLGNVTLHVRGTITPSATIIESLSSMPPPESAIVTLSMSSPPSSPTPSSSMTLPDATPIASPAGDSVSDGEIVLIVLVVVIPVILFIVLIIIFYFYWLRKQHNNCVRRKSEEDGNPSMPTMELLKMMVHTCATDSCPIKSLKGNLLSEFGDIVTEEDLPNNPSTDAIIERLDNGAIWTTCGCEANRLQKVLSRSSYKKWKKIVYLTNTRNNNDQTHEMVLRILCDNLSDDVVLRTVRDHLLDIQEKKSSRSSSVNSSKRQIDGLLEDQEQIKAKIVANQTQVLECHTQILENLNNLEVKQTQIVESQRRTEENQVQILEKQDLQITQGHAELNNLQCLESKLQDLQQQSHQSA from the exons ATGGAGAATATCGTAGCTGTAGTCCAGAAGAGTCTTCATGTGGATCGACTCGTTGTAGCGAAG GATTCTACCGTGACTGAAAACATCCTGTGTGTCGACAAAGACAGGACGTATCCACTTCGCTACAACGTACAAGGGTGTGTTGGGGGAAGATACACCCTCGAGCTTCCCATGCAAAACAATTCCGGAATATGCCTTTCCGACATGGGCTTATTTATGACCGTTGCGGATTTGCAGCCTGGCAAGGAACAGTTCAACTGTTATCAAGATTCTCGGTTCACTTCCATGACAATTATTGTCT TTGATGGAAGAAATCCGTACCGGGACGTCATAATTGAGGTGAATGGTGAGGAGAGAGAAAATGCCAGTGACTTAGTAGAAGGAGATAAAGTGAAGATTGTTGCTCAAGCTGTTGGCAGTGTTGGCAATATTGTTGATTCAGCAATTTGTAGTAGTGGTACCCACGTCACATGTTCCAGTTCATTTCTGTGTAATGGATCCCAGAGTGCCAACCGCTACTTTCAGTACTTATTCTTTCCGTTGACACTTGCTCATGATGGCATTGTTGTTCCCTTCAGGACCAATGATGGGAATACACTAGGAAATGTCACACTCCATG TAAGAGGGACTATTACTCCGTCGGCCACTATTATAGAGTCACTCTCATCCATGCCACCTCCTGAATCAGCAATAGTTACACTGTCCATGTCATCACCTCCTTCATCGCCAACACCATCATCAAGTATGACATTGCCTGATGCTACCCCTATCGCCAGCCCAGCAG GTGACAGTGTGTCGGATGGTGAAATAGTACTTATAGTGCTGGTAGTTGTTATACCAGTGATCCTTTTCATAGTTTTGATAATTATTTTCTATTTCTATTGGTTGAGAAAACAACATAACAACTGCGTACGCAGGAAAAGTGAAGAGGATGGAAACCCATCAA TGCCAACTATGGAACTACTTAAAA TGATGGTCCATACATGTGCTACAGACTCATGTCCCATCAAGTCTCTGAAGGGGAACCTTCTGAGTGAATTTGGTGATATTGTAACTGAAGAAGACTTACCGAATAATCCATCAACAGATGCAATCATAGAGCGGCTTGATAATGGTGCGATTTGGACTACATGTGGATGTGAGGCAAATAGACTGCAGAAAGTGCTTAGTAGATCATCATACAAGAAGTGGAAGAAAattgtttatttaacaaacactCGCAATAACAATGATCAAACTCATGAAATGGTTCTTAGGATATTGTGTGATAATTTGTCTGATGATGTTGTTTTGAGAACAGTACGAGATCACTTATTAGATATCCAGGAGAAGAAGTCCAGCAGATCATCTTCAGTAAACTCTAGCAAACGACAGATTGATGGACTGTTAGAAGATCAAGAGCAGATAAAAGCAAAGATTGTAGCAAATCAAACGCAGGTGTTGGAATGTCATACTCAAATATTGGAAAATCTAAATAACCTTGAAGTAAAGCAAACTCAGATAGTAGAAAGTCAAAGGAGAACTGAAGAAAATCAAGTTCAGATATTAGAGAAACAAGACCTCCAGATAACACAAGGTCATGCAGAAT TAAATAATCTCCAGTGTCTAGAATCAAAACTGCAGGACTTACAACAACAATCACATCAGAGTGCATAA